In a single window of the Phocoena sinus isolate mPhoSin1 chromosome 7, mPhoSin1.pri, whole genome shotgun sequence genome:
- the LOC116756349 gene encoding cytochrome c oxidase subunit 8C, mitochondrial: MPRLPVLCLLPSCHVTLLVLQPGQRLAHLEPPRQCPASTVEVAIALMVFFTTFLTPSGYVLSNMNQF; encoded by the coding sequence ATGCCGCGCCTGCCGGTTCTCTGCCTACTTCCCAGCTGCCATGTGACCCTGCTGGTCCTGCAGCCTGGTCAGCGCCTGGCCCACTTGGAGCCTCCCCGCCAGTGCCCCGCGTCGACCGTAGAGGTGGCTATTGCCCTCATGGTGTTTTTTACCACCTTCTTAACCCCCAGTGGTTATGTGCTAAGCAATATGAACCAGTTCTGA